The genome window CGGAACTGAATGCGAATCTGGCTCTCTACACCGAAGTGACTCGCAAAGCTGCGGCCGAAGCGGGTGTCACCTTCGTCGACTTGTTCACCCCGACGATGCAGTTGTTCGCGTCCACGACGGAACCGTACACGATCAACGGCATCCATTTAAACGCCGAAGGATACTACAAACTTGGCGGTATCATCTCGCAAGCGTTGCTTGACAAACCGGCACCGCCCAAAGATCAACTTGCCGACATCTACGCCACGGTCCAAGACAAGAACTGGCATTGGCACAATCGATATCGCGCCACCGACGGCAACGACATCTGGGGCAGTCGATCGACGCTGACGTTTGTCGATGGTCAAAGTAACGCCGACGTGCTCAAGCACGAACTGGTGATGTTGGACGTGATGACCGCTAATCGCGACAAGGCGATTTGGGCGGCGGCTGAAGGTAAAAAACACGTGGTCGACGACAGCAACGTCCCGCCTCCCGTGAAAGTCATCTCCAACGTTGGCGGCGGCAGCAAAAGCTCGAGCGCCGCGAAAGAAGGCAGCATTGATTACCTAAGCCCCGAAGAATCGCTGGCAAAGATCAATGTTCCTGAAGGCTATGAATTGAACGTCTTCGCATCCGAAGTTCAATTTCCGGACCTTGCTAATCCTGTGCAAATGCAAGTCGACTCCAAAGGACGCTTGTGGGTTGCCAGCTGGAACACCTACCCGAAGTGGGAACCAGGCAAGGAGATGAACGACAGCCTGATGATTCTCGAGGACACCGACAAAGACGGCAAAGCCGACGTTCGCAAGATCTTTGCCCACGTCCACAACCCGCTCGGGTTTGAATTTTGGAACGACGGCGTCATCGTCACTTCGGGTCCAGACTTGTTGTTTTTGAAGGACACCGATGGCGACGACAAAGCCGACGTGCGATACCCGCTGCTACAAGGTTTGGGAACTTCCGATACCCACCACGCCGCAAACAACTTGATCTACGGTCCCGACGGCGGGATTTATTGGCAAAGCGGAATTTTCTTGGTGCACAACCACGAAACGCCTTGGAAGCAAAACCTGCACATCGGCGATTCGGGCATGTACCGTTTCGACCCTCGTACGTTTGCAATCACGCCTCACGCCGCCAATGCACCGAACCCGCACGGCACCAGCTTTGATCGCTGGGGTTATTGCTATGCAAACGATGGCACCGGTGGCCGATCCTACCAAGTGCGTCCCGAAGGCAAGGGATTCAAAATGCATACCTTGCTGACAAAGGAATTCCGTCCAGTTGCGGCGAATGCCATTCTTTCCTCGTCGCACTTTCCCGAAGAATTGCAGGACGATTTCCTGATCTGCAACACGATCGGTTTCCTCGGTGTCAAACAATATTCGCTCGACCGCGAGGGCAATGGCAAAGACCGTGCGTTCGGAGAGGTCTGGGGAACGCCTGGACTTGAATTGCTGAACAGCGATGATCGCAATTTCCGCCCCACCGATGCAGTCGTCGGCGAAGACGGTGCGTTGTACGTTTCCGATTGGCACAACGCCATCATCGGGCACATGCAGCACAACATCCGTGACCCCAATCGTGACCACCATCACGGCCGCATCTTTCGCTTGACAGCGAAGGGTCGCCCACTGCAAGAGCCGGTTGCGATTGACGGTCAACCGATCGAAGCGTTGCTTGAAAACCTGAAGCACCCGGTCGATGGAGTTCGGCACCGAACCCGAGTCGAACTGAGTGCTCGCGACTCGGACGCCGTGATCGCCGCGGCACAGCAGTGGATCAAGGACTTTGACCCCAACGATGAAACCGAGGCCCACCATCTTCTCGAAGCCCTCTGGTTGCACCAACAACACGGTGTGCGAAACGAAGAACTGCTCAATACGCTGCTAAGTTCGGACGTCAAGCACGCGGTGGTCGCAGCCAAGACGGTCAAGCATTTCTGGGAGAACGTGGACGCCAAGGGAGCGAGCGGTTTTGCGGCCGCTGCCGAACAGGAATTCGTCAAGTTCACTCCTCCGAAGCACCTCAAAGGGGCCGACCGAAAGGCTTACAAATTAGGAGCGGAGGTCTATCAACGCGAATCACACTGTGCGACTTGCCATCTAACCCATGGCCAAGGAAGTGCGAATGTCTATCCCTCGCTGGTCGGCAGCCCGTGGGTCAACGGTAGCGAAGAGCGTCTGATCAAAACGACGCTGCACGGTTTGTGGGGCAAGATCACGGTCAACGGAAAAACCTTTGACCCATCGCGAGGGGTGCCCCCGATGACGGCGTTCCGATCGTTGTTAAACGACGAAGAACTGGCAGCCGTTTTAACGTTTGTCCGCAACACATGGGGCAACCAATCCGCACCGGTCAGTTCGGCGAGCGTGAAGAAGATTCGCGAACAGACCCGTGACCGTAGTACTTTCTGGAAGCCCGAGGAATTGCTCGCCGAGCATCCGCTCGAAGCATCATTGGCCTCGGGAAGTGCCGAAACGAAAGAGTTTTCGAACGAGGCGTTAGAAGCCGAGCTGTTGAGTGCATCGCCAGCCGAACTAGCGAAGACGGCCATTTCCCGCGGCAATGTTCAGCGAGGCAAGAGGTTGTTCTTTGAATCCGGCGCGGCCTGTTTCGCTTGCCACGAACCTCCCAAGGGAGCCGCTCGCCTGGGCCCTGACTTGGCTAAAGTCGAGACCAAGTTGACACCCGAAGAACTGGTCGATTCGATCCTGCGTCCCTCGAAGCTGATCGACAAGAACTATGCCCAAGTCAGCGTGTTGACGGTCGAAGGCAACGTCTACACCGGCGTTCGTGTAGCAGAGAACGACGACGAAATGGTGTTGCAAAACCTTGCCCAGCCTGATCCTATCAAGATCAAGCAAGACGACATCGAAGAGGTCGTCGAGTCCAAGGTATCGATCATGCCCGAGAACCTGACCCGGCAATTGCGAAGTCGCAAGGAGTTCGACGATTTGATGAAGTACATCATCGAAATCCGCAAGCGATAATCGCGGCTCTGCTTGATGGTCCTGATCACAAACGGCGCGGGAGCAGAACTCCCGCGTCGTTTTTTTATGCGTGGTCAGTATTCATGTTCACCACCCGCCCTAAAACCGCGACGCGTAAGCGGCCGGGTCTCCCCGAACCAAAGCTGCAACGTACAAGCAAAACCCGATGCCTCACGGCAAACGGCTCACACCCCCTGAGCCGTGACGCGTAAGCGGCCGGGTACCGTCGAACCACCGCTGCAACCTACAAGCAAGACCCGATGCCTTACGGCAAACGGCTCACACCCCCTGAGCCGCGACGCGTAAGCGGCCGGGTCTCCCCGAACCAAAGCTGCATCGTGCAAGCAAGACCCGATGCCTTACGGCAAACGGCTCACACCCTCTGAGCCGCGACGCGTGAGCGGCCGGGTCCCACCGAACCACAGCTGCAACGTGCAAGCTAAAACCCGATGCCTTACGGCAAA of Novipirellula caenicola contains these proteins:
- a CDS encoding PVC-type heme-binding CxxCH protein, whose translation is MLKTPLPILLITAILSSVIAAPSAKAETPFSFKANDVVAIYGNGLADRMQHAPWVETILQSHLKGMNVRFRNMSFSGDMVNQKPRSKGFTNDDEYLQHVAPDVVFSFYGYNESFAGLGGADAYQAELVKLVQRYTALRREKGKELRFVLFSPIAYQNTGNRHLPEGTELNANLALYTEVTRKAAAEAGVTFVDLFTPTMQLFASTTEPYTINGIHLNAEGYYKLGGIISQALLDKPAPPKDQLADIYATVQDKNWHWHNRYRATDGNDIWGSRSTLTFVDGQSNADVLKHELVMLDVMTANRDKAIWAAAEGKKHVVDDSNVPPPVKVISNVGGGSKSSSAAKEGSIDYLSPEESLAKINVPEGYELNVFASEVQFPDLANPVQMQVDSKGRLWVASWNTYPKWEPGKEMNDSLMILEDTDKDGKADVRKIFAHVHNPLGFEFWNDGVIVTSGPDLLFLKDTDGDDKADVRYPLLQGLGTSDTHHAANNLIYGPDGGIYWQSGIFLVHNHETPWKQNLHIGDSGMYRFDPRTFAITPHAANAPNPHGTSFDRWGYCYANDGTGGRSYQVRPEGKGFKMHTLLTKEFRPVAANAILSSSHFPEELQDDFLICNTIGFLGVKQYSLDREGNGKDRAFGEVWGTPGLELLNSDDRNFRPTDAVVGEDGALYVSDWHNAIIGHMQHNIRDPNRDHHHGRIFRLTAKGRPLQEPVAIDGQPIEALLENLKHPVDGVRHRTRVELSARDSDAVIAAAQQWIKDFDPNDETEAHHLLEALWLHQQHGVRNEELLNTLLSSDVKHAVVAAKTVKHFWENVDAKGASGFAAAAEQEFVKFTPPKHLKGADRKAYKLGAEVYQRESHCATCHLTHGQGSANVYPSLVGSPWVNGSEERLIKTTLHGLWGKITVNGKTFDPSRGVPPMTAFRSLLNDEELAAVLTFVRNTWGNQSAPVSSASVKKIREQTRDRSTFWKPEELLAEHPLEASLASGSAETKEFSNEALEAELLSASPAELAKTAISRGNVQRGKRLFFESGAACFACHEPPKGAARLGPDLAKVETKLTPEELVDSILRPSKLIDKNYAQVSVLTVEGNVYTGVRVAENDDEMVLQNLAQPDPIKIKQDDIEEVVESKVSIMPENLTRQLRSRKEFDDLMKYIIEIRKR